In Schizosaccharomyces osmophilus chromosome 2, complete sequence, the following proteins share a genomic window:
- the gms1 gene encoding Golgi UDP-galactose transmembrane transporter Gms1, translating to MAGKGDEVKLGGIPMKYIALALLTVQNSALILTLNYSRIMPGYADKRYFTSTAVLLNEMIKLTVCFVIGYYQFRRNVGSEARLRTFLSQIFGGDSWKLGIPAFLYTCQNNLQYVAAGNLSVAIFQVTYQLKILTTAIFSVALLHRKLGLTKWLSLFILTGGIAIVQLQNLASDSKSPVDSSMNPLTGFTAVLIACLISGLAGVYFEKVLKGTNPSLWVRNVQLSFFSIVPCIFTIAVSDYSNIVQKGFFYGYNPVVWLAILLQAFGGIIVALCVAFADNIMKNFSTSISIILSSLVSVYLLDFKITFAFVVGVGLVIAATFLYTKPEQKPADQGNYIPLTTQEAVSSDAAESNAYKT from the exons aTGGCTGGCAAAGGTGATGAAGTGAAGCTTGGAGGCATCCCTATGAAATACATAGCTCTTGCATTGCTGACAGTTCAAAACAGTGCCCTTATTCTG ACCTTAAATTACTCTCGTATTATGCCTGGTTATGCTGATAAACGGTATTTTACCTCTACCGCTGTTTTGTTAAATGAGATGATCAAATTGACTGTCTGTTTTGTCATCGGATACTATCAGTTTCGAAGAAATGTTGGCAGTGAGGCTCGCTTGAGAACCTTCTTGTCTCAAATTTTTGGTGGAGACAGTTGGAAATTGGGGATTCCTGCTTTCCTCTATACATGCCAAAACAACTTGCAATACGTGGCCGCTGGTAATCTTTCGGTCGCTATTTTCCAAGTAACCTATCAGTTGAAGATTCTTACCACGGCGATTTTTTCTGTCGCCTTGCTCCATCGCAAGCTTGGTCTTACAAAGTGGctctctcttttcattttgacCGGTGGCATTGCGATCGTGCAATTGCAAAACTTGGCTTCTGACAGCAAATCACCCGTTGATTCTTCTATGAATCCATTGACCGGATTTACTGCCGTTCTTATTGCTTGCTTAATTAGTGGCTTAGCCGGCgtttactttgaaaaggTTTTAAAGGGTACAAATCCCTCTTTATGGGTCCGTAATGTTCaactttccttcttttccattgtGCCCTGTATATTCACAATTGCCGTTAGCGACTACTCCAATATTGTTCAAAAGGGATTTTTCTATGGCTACAACCCTGTCGTTTGGTTAGCTATCTTGCTTCAAGCGTTCGGTGGTATCATTGTAGCACTCTGTGTTGCTTTTGCCGATAATATTATGAAGAACTTTTCGACTAGTATCAGTATCATTTTGTCTTCTTTGGTCAGTGTTTATTTGTTGGATTTCAAGATCACGTTTGCTTTTGTCGTCGGTGTAGGCCTTGTCATTGCCGCTACGTTCCTGTACACAAAGCCTGAGCAAAAACCCGCCGATCAAGGCAATTATATTCCATTAACTACACAAGAGGCTGTCTCCAGTGACGCTGCCGAGTCTAACGCATATAAAACTTAG
- the vcx1 gene encoding vacuolar proton/calcium exchanger: protein MIERLKIAKTRLEAMNSFQYSGDRRERLPLLGDERDHSMARHNAILTTKSVLTSNYINILLVFVPIGLLVGWFQCNAKYVFFLNMLAIIPLSSLLSFATEQLASDSGPTIGGLLNASFGNAIELIVGVLALRRGEIRIVQASMLGSILSNLLLVFGMCLVTAGIRRQIARFNVTVAQTMAAMLALSTASIIIPAAFHFSVPDNKASETALLQVSRGTAVIVLVVYLLLLVFQLKTHKHVCRDVSESEEEEDQEPVLGLYASIFVLGLVTVFVSLCADYLVGSIDALVEEINISKTFVGLIVLPVVANAAEHVTAVIVSYRGQMDLALGVAIGSSIQISMFLAPFLVIVGWFISQPLTLYFESLETVILFVSVFLVNYLIQDGASHWLEGVQLLALYAIVVLAFFYFPTQ from the exons ATGATTGAAAGATTAAAGATAGCTAAAACTCGTCTGGAAGCTatgaattcatttcaataCTCTGGTGATCGAAGAGAACGTCTCCCTTTGCTTGGGGATGAGCGCGATCATTCCATGGCCCGACACAATGCTATTTTAACTACAAAATCCGTTCTCACATCAAATTATATTAATATTCTGTTAGTTTTTGTCCCCATTGGTCTTCTTGTTGGATGGTTTCAATGTAATGCAAAGTatgtcttctttttgaatatgcTTGCAATTATCCCTCTCTCTTCCCTTCTTAGCTTTGCTACTGAACAACTAGCATCTGACAGTGGCCCTACTATTGGAGGATTGTTGAACGCTAG TTTTGGTAATGCAATTGAACTTATTGTTGGTGTTTTGGCTCTAAGACGCGGTGAAATCCGTATCGTACAAGCTTCTATGCTTGGCTCCATTTTGTCAAACTTACTATTGGTATTTGGTATGTGCCTTGTAACGGCAGGAATCCGACGCCAAATCGCCAGGTTCAATGTTACTGTTGCTCAAACTATGGCTGCTATGCTTGCTTTGTCTACTGCCAGCATCATTATTCCTGCCGCTTTCCATTTTAGTGTTCCCGACAACAAGGCTAGCGAAACAGCTTTGCTTCAAGTTTCTCGCGGTACGGCCGTCATTGTACTAGTTGTTTATCTCTTATTATTGGTTTTCCAACTGAAAACTCATAAACATGTCTGCAGAGATGTTAGTGAAtcggaagaagaagaagatcaGGAACCCGTCCTTGGATTATACGCTTCCATCTTCGTTCTTGGTTTAGTTACTGTTTTTGTATCCTTATGTGCTGATTATTTAGTTGGTTCTATTGATGCCTTAGTGGAAGAAATCAacatttccaaaacttttgtCGGTTTAATTGTTCTGCCAGTAGTTGCTAATGCCGCCGAACATGTCACAGCCGTTATTGTATCTTACCGCGGCCAAATGGATTTGGCGCTTGGTGTTGCTATCGGTTCTAGTATTCAAATTTCTATGTTTTTGGCTCCTTTTTTGGTTATTGTTGGTTGGTTCATCTCTCAGCCATTGACGCTATACTTCGAGTCTTTGGAAACAGTAATTTTATtcgtttctgttttcttgGTTAATTACTTAATTCAAGATGGAGCTTCCCATTGGCTTGAAGGTGTCCAGCTCCTTGCTCTTTACGCCATTGTTGTTTTGGCATTCTTTTACTTCCCGACTCAGTAA